In Bacteroidetes bacterium GWF2_43_63, the genomic stretch AACCGCTGAAAATCGCACGTGATGCGGGCCACAAAATTGTCGCGGTTAATCTTCCGGGCTTCCGTGGCATTCTGAGCCATTTCACCCAGCCGACCAAAATGTTCGCCAATGAAATTTCGGATCGTCTGAAAGTGATTGCCTGTCTCGAAAAACCGAATATGCTGCATACGGAGCAATTCGACAATATAATTACAGCTGTTGATCTGGAAATCATCGCCCCTATGCTCGATGCACGCGACGACGATGCACAGATTATTTTCTGGGGACCTGAAGCCGACATCAAAACAGCTCTCGAAGTCATCGAGGAGCGTTGCCGTATGGCTTTTGAAGGCATTCCCAACGAAACACGCAAGAGCTTCGAAGACGGCTCAACCATTTTCGAACGCGTGCTGCCAGGTGCCGACCGTATGTATCCAGACACCGACAGCGCTCCGATTCCGCTCACCGACAAGCAGATCGAAGATCTCCGCAAAGACCTACCGACTGAAGTGAGTGAACGCTACACCCAATTGAAAAAATGGGGCGTTGCCGAAAGTACGTATTACTACCTCTTCACAAATAATCTGTATCCGGCCATAGAAGCCATCAGCAAGAATACCGACACCGATCCGAAATGGGTTGGCAATTTCATCGGTCACCGCCTGAAATGGGTGGAAGGACATTTTGAAAAAGGCGCCGGTTTCAGCATCAACAATATTGAAAGCATGATTCAATATCTGAAGAAAAATCACATGGATCTGCGTTATGCATACAACATGCTGCCCGTGGTTTATCAGTATCCGAAAATGGATTTTGATTCTGTGCTGATCAGTTTGAAATTCAAAGCGCTGAAATCCGATGAAATAACCGAAAAGATCAGTTTCCTGAATGAAAAGTTTGGAACGGTTTGTCACACCGACACACCCGAAAACCGCACCAACTGGATCATGGGAGAGCTGCAGCGCATAGCCCGCGGCAACATGAGTCTGACCGAATTACACACAATCGTTAAACAGAAAATTTCAAAATAATGAGCGAAGATTTTTTCCAGGGATATAAGGGCCATGCGCTCGAACTGCTGAAGAAATATCAGGTCCGTGTTTGGGGTCAGGCCGAAGTGGAAACCACCCGCGGCAATTTTCAGGGCACCGTGCTGCCACGTTCCGAAAACGACGATGACAAACACATTGTGTTGAAAATCATCACCGGCTATAACGTTGGTGTTGACACCACCACCATTCTGAACATGAAGGAGACCGGCTACAAAAAAGCCAATTATAAAATTCCTGAAAAGCAATTTCCGGTTACTCCCGGTTTACCGAAGGTAAAACTGCTCGGAACCGGCGGTACCATTGCTTCACGTCTCGACTACCGCACCGGAGCTGTGATTCCGGCGTTCACTCCGGGAGAATTATATGGCGCTGTTCCCGAACTGGCCGATATCTGCAACCTCACCACCGATAAGCTCTTTGCGGTTTTCAGCGAAAACATGGGACCGGAGCAGTATAAAAAACTGGCCATTGCCATTGGCGAAGAAATTGAAAAAGGAATTGATGGTATTGTGATCGGTCACGGAACCGACACACTCTCACATACCGCAGCTGCATTAACTTTTATGGTGCAGAATTCACCAGTACCCATCGTACTCGTAGGCTCACAGCGCTCTTCGGACCGACCAAGTTCCGATGCCGCACTCAATCTGATGCATTCAATGACCGCTGCTGGTCATGGCGATATTGCCGAAGTAATGGTGTGTATGTTCGGACCAACATCGGACGAATATGGATTCCTCCACCGTGGTACGCGCGTTCGCAAAATGCACTCGTCGTATCGCTCTACATTCCGCACCCTGAGCGATGTTCCGCTTGCCACCATTACACGCAAAGGCGTTGTTCCGATCAAACAGAATTACAATCCGCGTCGCAAAGACCGCAAAGTCAATATCTATCCGTATTTCGAAGAGAAGGTTGCCATCGTCTATTATTATCCGAACATGATGCCCGACATTATCGACAGTCTGGTTGACAATGGCTACCGCGGAATCATCATTGCCGGAACCGGATTGGGACACATCAACAAACCGCTGTATCCCGCCATTGAACGCGCGCACGCAAAGGGCGTACATATGTTCATGGCCGTTCAAACGATGTATGGATATTGCCATATGTTTGTGTATGACACCGGTCGCGACCTGATGGCAAAAGGCATTGTTCCTGCCGGCAACATGTTGCCCGAAACTGCTTACATCAAACTGGGCTGGGTACTTGGTCAGACCGACGATCCCGAAGAAGTGAAGCGACTGATGCTGACACCCATCAACGATGAAATCACCGAGCGAGAGCCATACAACGGGTATCTTGTTTTGCAGGGCGGCGTGAAAGAGGTGGACGATTTTGTGAAAGCATTCCACAAGTAATAGTTATTGGTTAATAGTGAATGGTTATTGGTGAGTGGTCCGTTGTGAGTTATGCTTCGCAAAGGTGGAAATGCGCGACTGCGATTGACAAAATAATTGAGTGGTGCACATCGATACAAAAAAACTTTTGACTAATTGTTTTTTTGAAAATCAACAAAAGAATTAAAATTGATTCCCGGTCGTTTATGATATTTAGCTTCAATGACACAGCCGGGATCACATTCAACTCAACAGACTTTTCTTTTGTTGGTTTTCGCTGTCTCCTTCCTTGCACGCTGCCCCCTTCCTTGTCCGCTGCGAAGCTGGTGGAGATACGTTTGAAGACAGCTGTTTTCCAGGTCGTCATTTCAAACACTCAGGATGACAGCTGGCGCGGATACTTCGCTAGCCACTCAAGGAAAAGTGCTACAGGAGCGAATTCCGATAGCTATCGGAACAGGATGATAGCGGCTTTAAGTTCTACCCACTATACTCGTAAGCTTTGGAAACAGAATTAGTCATCATTTGTGTCGTATCTTTTTTCGCTGGCTTCATCGATTCGATTGCCGGTGGTGGCGGGCTGATACAAACGCCGGCGATTTTGTTTTTATTTCCTCAGTATCCGATTGCCACATTGCTGGGAACCACCAAAATTCCATCCTTTTCCGGTACAGCGTTGGCGACGTATCAGTTTTCGAAAAAAGCAACCATCAATCCTAAACTTTTTTTGTTTCTTGTTCCCGCCGCATTTGCCGGATCGGCTCTGGGAGCGTGGTGCATCACCATCATTGAAGACGATTTCATCAAACCGGTCATTCTTGCATTATTGGTGATTGCTGCCATTTATACTTTTCTGAAAAAAGATCTCGGATCGGTAAAAACCAAAGACGTTGAATTGAAAAAACAAATTGTGGCAGGTGTTCTTTTCGGCTTCATCATTGGGTTCTACGATGGAATGATTGGTCCCGGCACCGGATCGTTTTTTATTTTGTGTTTCATTTTCTTTATGGGATTCGATTTCATTGCAGCGAGTGCCAATGCAAAAATGTTGAATCTGGCCACCAATCTGAGCGCCATAGGCCTGTTTGCTGCCACCAACAATATCATTTACCGCTTAGCCATTCCCATGGCCATCTGCAATATGGGCGGTGCATACCTGGGCTCGAAGCTGGCCCTGCTGAAAGGCAATCGTTTTATCCGCATTTTCTTTCTGCTGGTGGTTACGGCAACCATTGTGCGGTTTGCGTTTGAGGTGTTTTGAAAATGATTTTCAGTAATTATACAAGCTAAATCATCTACAGGAAACATTATTGACTTTTCAACCGGTTTCTGAAATTATTCTTAATTTTGAAAAACAAAAAAGTTGCATTTGTAACTTGATTTCAGCTTTTAATGAAAACTCAAAAACATATAATCTAATTTATTCACCTGGCAAAAAGCACGGAGGTTTTTAAAATGAGTGTAGAAATAATAGATGGTTTTAAGTTTTTAATTGGGACAAAAAATTCCAAAAAATTGATAATTGAGTCCGAAAGGCTTGAAAAATGCATTGAATATATTGAAAGTGGAAAAATATCACACATTTCCATAAACTCATTCATGGGTTATAAGCTGCCGGATATTTCGTTTATAAACAGAATTAAGGACAAAATTGAAGGGCTTCATATTCCTGAAACCAAATACGATATTCAAGAAATAAACTCTTTGCACAATTTAAAAAAGTTAGGATTTGCTGACAACGGAAAGAATATTATTGATTTGAGCAATTTTCCGGAATTAACAAGTTTAGCCTGCGATTATTCTAAAAGACTCATTCATTTGGAATCCTGCGCAAAACTGATGCATTTATCATTAACAGGTTATAAACCGTCATGTCGCAGTCTAATTGAATTGCCGGAACTACCAAATATAGAGGGCATCTCTTTGTATAAATCAAATATTGCAACACTCAACGGTATCGAAAAATTTCAACGCCTATCAGAACTGGAACTTTATGGTCTTTCCAAACTTGAAAAAATTGAGAGTCTGATCAGTCTTAAAGAGAGCCTGACTCAAATAGAAATCGAAAACTGTAAAAAAATATCTGATTACTATTTTCTCGGTGAGTTGAAAAAGCTGCAGACATTAAGAATATCTGATTCCGGGCAAATAGAAAATCTTTCCTTTATCCGAAAAATGACAAATCTTAAATTTCTGAGTTTTGTTGGCACCAATATTCTGGATGGGGATATCAGTCATTGCCTGCATTTGGATTATGTCGGCTTTGATAATAAGCGTCATTACTCTCATAAAATGAAAATGTTAAAGTAAAAATAACATGAAAAAACTCATAATATTATTTTTCTTGAATGCGCTTTGCTATGCTATCAGCGCCCAAACCAACGACTTCGAATACAGCTATAATTACAACGGCTACCATTGTACGATTTGCGTTTGAGGTGTTTTGAAAAAAGTATTATTTTTGACAAACACGAAATTCATATGAAAGTTTTTCTGATTGGAATTGTAAGCTTTTTATCACTTTTCTGCAGTGCCCAAAATGACATTTATGAATGGGGCGAAGGGCTGACAAGCTACAAAGGTCGGTTTGATACTGCGAAGTATTCGTATGGGCAACTCGATAGCATTCATCGTTACTTGTTCAATTGGCCCAGCGATATTTCGGGCACATGCAGCATTTGGAAAATTGAGCAGATGGATTCTGTTTCAACAGAAAAAATCGATGCGTTTTATACTGACCGAATGAATTTATACGACAACATTTCAGTACCCAGCACTGAATTCTGGGACAGTCTTATTATTTACCGAAAAAAAGAACTTTCAGACATCTATATTGCCAGCAGGGAATACCTCATCGGATTTGTAAATCCATCCTCTTTATTAAACCTGGACTATCTTGATTGCCGGAAATATTCAATCGCAATGAATGGCGGTGAGGAAGAATTGCTTGCCGGGTGGGATGATCTGATTGATGAAATGAAAAAGAAAAACGGCTATCCGGAACAATTAGAAGCTAGATATCAGAAAAAACTAGAGTCTCCATTCAAATTAAAATACGCACGACTTGAACTAATGAAATATGGCTGGTGGAATTGTCGGAATCAGTATATCTACTACCACGAAGACTATTATCGTATTGAAGAAGAATTTGAAAAATTGTTTATCAGTGTTGAACGCTTCGATGAAGAATAAAGGCATTTTCTTTTTTTGAGGTGCTGAAATTAATTGATGTAACGTAAAGCTTTTGCTGCGCACCCAACATTTTGGCGCGGAGTTTATCCCGCTGTCTCCTTCGATACTTCGCAAGCTATTTCGCAAAAAGCGCTACAGGAGAGAATTCCGATGGCTATCGGAACAGGATGACAGTGGCGGGGCTAAAATGTCGATGAACACCCATGTTTGAATATAAAAGCCTATTGCTTTTTCGGTATTAGAATTCGAATTAACTCGTGCTAATGTGTGTTTAATAATTTCATTGGCACCTCAAAAAAAGATATGGCCAGAATAAACCGATATAAGTTGTCTGAATTTCTTGTTTTTTTGAACAACATATAGCGTGAAATCATATATACTTTTCTATATGTGTTTTTCTTTGTTTTATCGATGGTATGTTAAAGCATTTACGGTTTTTAACACATATTAAAAATATTTCATACATTTGCTTAACTCAAAAAAAGAAATCAACATGAAATCAATGTCTAAAATCACAGTTCTTTTAATCATGGTCGCTTTTGTAGCGGTATCATGCGGAAAATACGAAGAAGGTCCAAAAATCAGTCTTGCATCGAAAAACGCCCGATTGATAAACACCTGGAAAATTGACGAAGTGTTTAAAAACGGTGCGGCCCAAACGGTGACTGCAGATGAAAAAGATGATTATTATGAAGTGAAAAAAGATGGTGTTTTGAGCGTAACCTTTGTTTCAAGCGGTTACACAATGACTTATGCCGGAACATGGGAATTCACTGCCGATAATGCCAATCTGCGCCTTGCTTACACCGGTTCTTTGCTTGGAATTCCTTTCTCTTCGGACGAAGAATACAGCATTCTGAGACTGACCTCCGACGAGCTCTGGCTCGAGCAGGTAGAAGGCAGCAACACCTATGAGTATCATTACATTTCGAAATAAAATATTCCGGGGGGATCCTGGAAAAGATAAATAAAAACCAAAAACAACTTTTATGAAATCAATGACGAAAATTCTGATGGCTATTGTAGCCCTTTCATTTGTGGTGACTTCTTGTGGTAAATACGAAGAAGGTCCAAAAATCAGTCTTGCTTCAAAAGAAGGACGCGTTATCAATGTGTGGTCACTCGATGCCCAATTTGAAAATGGTGTTGAACAAACACTGACTGCTGAAGACAAAGACGATTATATCGAATTTATGAAAGACGGTAAAGCGGTAATTTCATGGGTTTACAGTGGAACCACTACCGACATCGATGCTACCTGGGAACTGTCAGACGACAACGAAGAACTGATCATGTACATGACCTATGAAATGCTCGGCACAACCTATACCGACACCACCGAAAGCACCATTCTCCGACTGAAATCAAACGAAATGTGGCTCGAGGAGGTTGATGGAAGTTATACAACCGAATATCATTACATCACAAAAGAATAGCAAGCAATAAGCTTGAAAATAAAAACCTGCCCCAAAGGCGGGTTTTTTTGTTTTATGGTTTTGCTGATTTTTTGTGCCGTATTTATTGAATTTGCTTAAACATCAAATAAGTCTTTCAAAAGCTCACAGAGGATGTCTCAGAAAATCTCTTCTTCAAAAACAATATTCCATCGTCCGAATGCGACGTAGGAGCGAGAGGATATGGAATCGTTGTTTTTGAAGCTTTTACGACGATTCCATATCCGCCAGCCGGCGGACGATGGAATATCGTAACGATTTATAATTTTGAGACATCCTCCAGATGTCCGTGATTCTTCTGGCAAAACATCGTAATATTCAAGTGACAAATTAATATTTACCACGCGAAAATTTGCAGAAATTTTGTTTTTATTAAATTCGCAACAAAAAGCATGAAGAAAATCGCCATAGTTTTATCGGGATGCGGAGTGTTCGACGGAACCGAAATACACGAAGCCACCATGAGTATGCTGGCTGTCGACCAGCAGGGAGCGCAATATGAGCTGTTTGCGCCGGATATTAATCAGGCCCACGTGATCAATCATCTCACCGGAAAACCTGGCGAAGAAATTCGCAATGTGCTTGTTGAATCGGCCCGCATTGCACGAGGAAAAATCAGAAACCTGAAAGATTTCAACCCGGCAGAATTCGACGC encodes the following:
- a CDS encoding glutamyl-tRNA(Gln) amidotransferase subunit E, which gives rise to MRTDFDARANYENSKKEVGYVPRREATQATYDSIGFMSGLEVHQQLLTEKKLFCNCPAGKFNHSDVYDAEVIRHMRPTLSELGEYDGTALMEFKTRKEIVYRVKNETTCTYEVDDTPPFPINRQALDIAIRISLLSKLNIVGEVHITRKQYLDGSIPTGFQRTAIIGVEGELAMKDKKIRLIQLSIEEDSCREISDIGHTRVYKTDRLGMPLIETVTYPDMKNPDEVKEVCDYIRFLNRSTGLVRTGIGAGREDVNVSCKGGTRIEIKGVAHTKWIPELTHVECFRQWALLKVREKLQKKIGTAANWKMRHEFLDYDMFEITFEPLKIARDAGHKIVAVNLPGFRGILSHFTQPTKMFANEISDRLKVIACLEKPNMLHTEQFDNIITAVDLEIIAPMLDARDDDAQIIFWGPEADIKTALEVIEERCRMAFEGIPNETRKSFEDGSTIFERVLPGADRMYPDTDSAPIPLTDKQIEDLRKDLPTEVSERYTQLKKWGVAESTYYYLFTNNLYPAIEAISKNTDTDPKWVGNFIGHRLKWVEGHFEKGAGFSINNIESMIQYLKKNHMDLRYAYNMLPVVYQYPKMDFDSVLISLKFKALKSDEITEKISFLNEKFGTVCHTDTPENRTNWIMGELQRIARGNMSLTELHTIVKQKISK
- a CDS encoding glutamyl-tRNA(Gln) amidotransferase subunit D codes for the protein MSEDFFQGYKGHALELLKKYQVRVWGQAEVETTRGNFQGTVLPRSENDDDKHIVLKIITGYNVGVDTTTILNMKETGYKKANYKIPEKQFPVTPGLPKVKLLGTGGTIASRLDYRTGAVIPAFTPGELYGAVPELADICNLTTDKLFAVFSENMGPEQYKKLAIAIGEEIEKGIDGIVIGHGTDTLSHTAAALTFMVQNSPVPIVLVGSQRSSDRPSSDAALNLMHSMTAAGHGDIAEVMVCMFGPTSDEYGFLHRGTRVRKMHSSYRSTFRTLSDVPLATITRKGVVPIKQNYNPRRKDRKVNIYPYFEEKVAIVYYYPNMMPDIIDSLVDNGYRGIIIAGTGLGHINKPLYPAIERAHAKGVHMFMAVQTMYGYCHMFVYDTGRDLMAKGIVPAGNMLPETAYIKLGWVLGQTDDPEEVKRLMLTPINDEITEREPYNGYLVLQGGVKEVDDFVKAFHK